GAATACCCGCTGTATCGATTAATTTTAGCGGTACTCCGCGTACATTAACGAATTCTTCAATCACGTCACGCGTAGTGCCGGCAATCTCCGTTACAATCGCTTTATCTTCTTTAAGTAAGTAATTTAATAAACTTGATTTTCCAACGTTTGGTTGCCCGATAATAGCGGTCGCTAAGCCTTCACGTAAAATTTTCCCTTGTTGCGCAGTGCGTAATAAATAACTCACGCGCTCTTTAACTTCAAAAGCTTTTTCTTTTAATAATTGTGACGTCATCTCTTCGACATCATCATATTCTGGATAATCAATATTTACTTCGACTTGCGCTAACGTTTCTAAAATTTCTTGGCGTAATGAGCGAATTAAGGTTGATAAGTTCCCATCTAATTGGTTTAACGCTACATGCATCGCTTTATCAGTTTTAGCACGGATTAAGTCCATCACTGCTTCGGCTTGTGATAAGTCCATACGGCCATTTAAAAAGGCACGCTTCGTAAATTCACCAGGCTCAGCAATGCGGGCACCTTCGCGTAATAACAGTTGCAAGACTTGATTGGTCACAACCATCCCACCGTGACAGTTAATTTCAACAATATCTTCACGGGTAAACGTACGTGGGGCACGCATGACCGACACCATGACTTCATCTAACACTTGCTCACGTTTTGGATCTTTAATATGGCCATAGTTAATCGTGTGACTCGCCACTTCTTCTAAGTTATGGGACGAAACAAAGACACTATTAGCAATTTTCACCGCGTCATCGCCACTTAAACGGACAATACTGATTGCCCCTTCACCTGGTGGGGTTGAGATGGCCGCAATCGTATCAAATTCCTTGGTTACATTCATCCTTCTAGCTCCTTTTAATTAATTTTTTTCATTAAAAAAAGTGCCCACTCCACCCCAAATAAACATTGGGGTGAATTAGCACTTTGACTGCTGATTCAATTGTCATTCGATTGATTTCGTTAAGATAATACCTTATTTTGACTGAATAATCAAGGATTAAGAAAAGACCTTAACGGTACGTGTTCGTTTCTAAAAAACGTTATGTTTAGGTTCCACCACTAAGTAACGATGTGGTTCTTCACCTTCAGAATGTGTTTCAACATAAGGATGTTCGGTTAAATAACCGTGAATCAATTTGCGCTCAAACGCTGGCATTGGTTCTAAGAAAACAGCTTGTCCTGTTTCTTCGACTTTACGAGCGGTACGACGCGCTAATTTTTCCATTGCCTCTTGGCGACGTTCACGATAATCGCCAACATTCACCACGACGTTTAAACGACCCTTCGCGACACGGTGAACAAAGACTTGTGCTAAATACTGAATCGCATTTAGAACACGACCATGTTTACCAATTAAGACACCAGCTTTTTTCGCATCTAAATGCATCATCACTAAATCTTTTTGACGCTCTACTCTGACTAAGGCTGGTGCGCCTAGTTCTGTTGTAAT
This is a stretch of genomic DNA from Vagococcus zengguangii. It encodes these proteins:
- the mnmE gene encoding tRNA uridine-5-carboxymethylaminomethyl(34) synthesis GTPase MnmE, with the translated sequence MNVTKEFDTIAAISTPPGEGAISIVRLSGDDAVKIANSVFVSSHNLEEVASHTINYGHIKDPKREQVLDEVMVSVMRAPRTFTREDIVEINCHGGMVVTNQVLQLLLREGARIAEPGEFTKRAFLNGRMDLSQAEAVMDLIRAKTDKAMHVALNQLDGNLSTLIRSLRQEILETLAQVEVNIDYPEYDDVEEMTSQLLKEKAFEVKERVSYLLRTAQQGKILREGLATAIIGQPNVGKSSLLNYLLKEDKAIVTEIAGTTRDVIEEFVNVRGVPLKLIDTAGIRETDDIVEKIGVERSRKALQEADFILLLLDQSKPLSQADIDLIKATDGLTRLIILNKMDLDSQLDREALFEHVAADDVLEISVLGSQGVDELEDKIADLFFDGNVQEKDATYVSNIRHIGLLEQVELALDEVVNGIEMEMPVDLVQIDMTRAWDMLGEIVGDSVQDELITQLFSQFCLGK
- the jag gene encoding RNA-binding cell elongation regulator Jag/EloR; amino-acid sequence: MSEFRGATVEEAIAIGLNTLGLTREAAEIKIISEDKKGFLGIGKKEAIVSVSPLVVDEAIITTKESIVEPNVEVSDVTTDINQANEEVVEEPEVVVADEPFKVLENLTEQQTITELALYLTKITTELGAPALVRVERQKDLVMMHLDAKKAGVLIGKHGRVLNAIQYLAQVFVHRVAKGRLNVVVNVGDYRERRQEAMEKLARRTARKVEETGQAVFLEPMPAFERKLIHGYLTEHPYVETHSEGEEPHRYLVVEPKHNVF